From Sphingobacterium sp. lm-10, the proteins below share one genomic window:
- a CDS encoding inorganic diphosphatase: MSTQHPWHQVSPGDDLPSSVNAIIEIPKGSKAKYEIDKDSGLIKLDRVLFSSVMYPANYGFIPQTYCDDKDPLDILVLCSVDVYPMSLIEAKVIGVMHMIDGGEQDDKIIAVAKHDMSVNYINDLSELPPHTMKEIVRFFQDYKALENKNVTIENLYGRTYAENVILESIELYKKEFGNK; encoded by the coding sequence ATGAGTACACAACACCCTTGGCATCAGGTATCGCCTGGCGACGACTTGCCTAGTTCCGTAAATGCCATCATCGAAATCCCTAAGGGATCTAAAGCAAAGTATGAAATCGACAAAGATAGCGGCTTGATCAAATTAGATCGCGTTTTGTTTTCTTCGGTTATGTACCCAGCTAATTATGGCTTTATTCCACAGACCTACTGTGATGATAAAGATCCTCTAGATATCCTTGTGCTGTGTTCAGTAGATGTATATCCGATGAGCCTGATTGAGGCTAAAGTAATTGGTGTGATGCACATGATTGATGGCGGTGAGCAAGATGATAAGATTATCGCGGTTGCAAAGCACGACATGTCTGTAAACTACATCAATGACCTTTCTGAATTGCCTCCTCACACGATGAAGGAAATTGTCCGTTTCTTCCAAGATTATAAAGCTTTGGAAAATAAGAATGTGACAATCGAAAATTTATATGGCAGAACTTATGCGGAAAATGTTATTTTAGAGAGCATTGAATTGTATAAAAAAGAGTTTGGTAATAAATAG
- a CDS encoding hemolysin family protein has translation MGLDIFWTIFLVLANGFFVAAEFAIVKVRASQIELQAKSGSKVATMAKNITEHLDGYLAATQLGITLASLALGWVGEKVMTEIVNNMFGFFNIELTGRWATNLGHVLAFAIITFLHIVFGELAPKSIAIQKPVATTMRIALPLQFFYYVFKPIIWVLNGFANMLLRLIGIQVNAHEVSHSSEELQYLLEKGRESGALNTSEHELIKNVFDFNERIVKNIMVPRTKIVAAEVNETPEDFINRVTEEGYSRVPIYQDNIDQIIGLVHTKDLLPIVAKGNPVVLKRIMRKPYFIPETKKINDLMAEFQQKRIQIAFVLDEFGGTAGMVTLEDIVEELVGEIQDEYDEETPLVERISDTEFMVDAGANVHDVNEFLPLELPESSDYDTVAGLVSHVFERIPDVGDSCEDLGYIFTIMKKTQQNIEFVKLDLVETPHDDTEDND, from the coding sequence ATGGGTCTCGATATTTTTTGGACAATCTTTTTGGTTCTTGCTAACGGCTTTTTCGTTGCAGCGGAGTTTGCTATAGTCAAAGTTCGGGCATCGCAGATAGAACTTCAGGCAAAGTCTGGTAGCAAAGTGGCCACGATGGCCAAAAATATTACCGAGCACCTTGATGGTTATCTTGCCGCCACACAACTAGGTATTACACTGGCCTCACTGGCTTTAGGTTGGGTAGGCGAGAAGGTGATGACGGAAATAGTGAATAATATGTTCGGTTTTTTCAATATTGAACTAACTGGGCGTTGGGCCACTAACCTGGGCCATGTATTAGCTTTTGCCATTATCACCTTCTTACACATTGTTTTTGGAGAATTGGCTCCTAAGTCCATTGCCATCCAAAAGCCGGTCGCAACGACGATGCGAATCGCTTTGCCACTACAGTTCTTTTATTATGTTTTCAAGCCTATCATTTGGGTATTGAATGGCTTTGCCAATATGCTTTTAAGGCTAATTGGTATTCAGGTTAATGCCCATGAAGTAAGTCATTCGTCAGAAGAATTACAATACCTGTTGGAAAAAGGCCGTGAAAGTGGTGCATTAAATACATCGGAGCACGAGTTGATCAAGAACGTCTTTGACTTCAATGAGCGTATTGTGAAAAACATCATGGTACCTCGTACGAAAATTGTTGCGGCAGAAGTCAATGAAACGCCAGAAGATTTTATTAATAGGGTTACTGAAGAAGGTTATTCTCGGGTGCCTATTTACCAGGATAATATCGACCAAATTATTGGTTTGGTGCATACAAAAGATCTACTTCCTATTGTCGCGAAAGGTAATCCAGTCGTGCTGAAGCGGATCATGCGCAAGCCTTACTTTATTCCGGAGACCAAGAAGATCAATGATCTGATGGCAGAATTTCAACAGAAGCGTATCCAAATTGCTTTTGTGTTGGATGAATTTGGTGGTACCGCTGGTATGGTTACACTAGAGGATATCGTCGAAGAGTTGGTCGGTGAGATTCAAGATGAGTACGATGAAGAGACGCCATTGGTAGAGCGCATCTCCGATACCGAATTTATGGTAGATGCAGGGGCGAATGTGCATGATGTCAATGAATTTCTTCCGCTAGAACTACCAGAGAGTTCAGATTATGATACCGTGGCCGGATTAGTTAGCCATGTTTTCGAGCGTATTCCTGATGTAGGTGATAGCTGTGAAGACCTAGGCTACATCTTTACGATTATGAAGAAGACACAGCAAAATATCGAATTTGTGAAGTTGGATTTAGTAGAGACACCGCACGACGACACCGAAGATAACGATTAA
- a CDS encoding ABC transporter permease, with protein sequence MSILQLVWKNITQQLGSALLSILLTAFGVAILVVIYITSDTFEKQLDNNSKHIDLVIGAKGSPLQLILSSIYHVDYPTGNILLSDAAQFSDNPLVDLAVPMSLGDNFNGHRIVGTDSSYFDLYELEIAQGGMWTKSFETVIGSETARKNKLKIGDQVHSAHGLAENGHVHDEHPFTVVGILEPTGTVVDNLLLCNLASIWDVHDIAHDDEHEHANEDHTEEHQHVNNEHDHDHGHMHDEKDPHHDHEHPQELVANAADARAAAQLENNLPDTTTTHVKSIGDDVYKSQGLEITSLLIRYSSPAAISTLPRMVNQSTAMQAASPAMETTRLFSLLGVGIDSLEILAYVIMLIAGLSVFISLYNALKERKYDLAIMRSLGAGKTKLFTLVIVEGLVITLIGGLVGLLFGHLALFYISTQTGQSADFIQALAVSPTELFILLIAAAIGTIAAILPAIKAYNTTISTILGDK encoded by the coding sequence ATGAGCATTCTACAATTAGTTTGGAAGAACATCACACAGCAGCTCGGCTCGGCATTATTGAGTATCCTACTTACCGCATTTGGCGTAGCGATCTTGGTCGTGATCTATATCACGAGCGATACGTTTGAAAAGCAGCTGGATAATAATAGCAAACATATTGATTTGGTGATCGGTGCTAAAGGAAGCCCTTTGCAATTGATACTCAGTTCTATCTACCACGTAGATTATCCTACAGGGAATATTCTCTTGTCGGATGCTGCACAATTTAGTGACAATCCATTGGTTGATCTCGCTGTCCCCATGTCTCTGGGTGATAATTTCAATGGACATCGTATCGTGGGTACGGATAGTAGCTATTTTGACCTTTACGAACTGGAGATCGCACAGGGCGGTATGTGGACGAAGAGCTTTGAGACGGTAATAGGCAGTGAGACCGCACGTAAAAATAAACTCAAAATTGGCGATCAGGTACATAGTGCGCATGGATTAGCTGAAAATGGTCATGTGCACGACGAACATCCATTTACAGTGGTTGGCATCTTAGAACCAACCGGAACGGTAGTGGATAACTTACTGCTATGCAACTTGGCCAGTATATGGGACGTGCACGATATCGCACATGACGATGAACATGAACATGCTAACGAAGATCATACGGAAGAGCACCAGCATGTGAATAACGAACATGATCACGATCATGGACATATGCACGACGAAAAAGATCCTCACCACGATCACGAACACCCTCAGGAGTTGGTCGCTAATGCAGCAGATGCCCGCGCAGCCGCTCAATTGGAAAATAATCTCCCTGATACCACAACGACTCACGTAAAAAGTATCGGCGACGATGTATACAAATCACAAGGTTTAGAAATTACCTCCCTACTCATAAGGTACAGTAGCCCGGCAGCAATTAGCACGCTCCCACGGATGGTCAATCAATCTACGGCTATGCAAGCTGCTTCGCCAGCGATGGAAACGACGCGTTTATTTTCCTTACTGGGAGTAGGTATTGATTCGTTAGAAATTCTAGCCTACGTCATTATGCTGATTGCGGGTTTAAGCGTATTTATTAGCCTATACAATGCTTTAAAAGAACGCAAATATGATCTGGCAATAATGCGGTCTTTGGGCGCAGGAAAGACTAAACTTTTTACGTTGGTTATAGTCGAAGGATTAGTAATTACACTTATTGGAGGTTTAGTTGGATTACTATTTGGTCATTTGGCGCTCTTTTATATCAGCACTCAAACCGGGCAAAGCGCCGATTTCATACAGGCATTGGCTGTTAGTCCAACAGAGCTGTTCATTCTGTTAATTGCGGCAGCGATAGGCACTATTGCGGCCATACTGCCGGCTATCAAAGCCTACAACACAACAATATCAACCATACTAGGTGACAAATAA
- a CDS encoding DUF3299 domain-containing protein — MMKQIFIAIALTFTAFASQAQIGGGQYPGMEVPDHTPMMNKTWEAIDKMMYKVTTQGNKKVYTPEYPPVLKALENKQVDLPGYMVPLKSGRNHTTFMMSVLPLAQCQFCGTNGIPPMVEIIMKGGTTVKFSDEPIKLRGKMVFNPEPLKGNSEIQILDAVVVK; from the coding sequence ATGATGAAGCAGATCTTTATTGCAATTGCACTTACTTTCACCGCGTTCGCGTCGCAGGCACAGATTGGCGGTGGTCAGTATCCGGGTATGGAAGTACCCGATCATACTCCCATGATGAATAAAACCTGGGAGGCCATCGATAAAATGATGTATAAAGTGACCACCCAAGGTAACAAAAAGGTGTACACGCCAGAATATCCGCCCGTGCTAAAAGCACTAGAAAATAAGCAGGTAGATCTACCAGGATATATGGTGCCCTTAAAAAGCGGAAGAAATCACACGACCTTTATGATGTCGGTATTACCACTGGCGCAGTGTCAATTTTGTGGCACAAATGGCATCCCTCCTATGGTAGAAATCATTATGAAAGGTGGAACAACCGTGAAATTTTCGGACGAGCCGATCAAGTTACGAGGTAAAATGGTATTCAATCCAGAGCCATTAAAAGGAAATTCAGAAATCCAGATTTTAGATGCTGTCGTGGTAAAATAA
- a CDS encoding 16S rRNA (uracil(1498)-N(3))-methyltransferase, translating to MLLFYTPDVQHTHKEYLLSEEESKHAIRVLRLQIGHTVHLVNGVGDLLHAEIIDAHPKRTALRILSYERDFQKRNYYLHIAIAPTKNIDRLEWFIEKATEIGVDEITPIICEHSERKEVKIERLTKVAIAAMKQSLKAYLPKINPAITFTQFLEQQRSSSIAVHKAIAHCVDMEKSYLSTLLPAQGSYLILIGPEGDFSEKEITLTMKEEFKMTSLGESRLRTETAALMATAEISVLNRI from the coding sequence ATGTTGTTATTTTACACTCCAGATGTGCAGCATACGCACAAGGAGTACCTCCTTTCCGAAGAAGAAAGTAAGCATGCCATTCGTGTACTTCGTTTGCAAATCGGCCATACGGTGCACTTAGTTAATGGTGTCGGTGATCTGTTACACGCGGAAATCATTGATGCTCATCCAAAGCGAACCGCCCTGCGTATCCTATCGTACGAGCGTGACTTTCAAAAACGAAATTACTACCTGCATATTGCCATCGCGCCAACTAAGAATATCGATCGCTTGGAGTGGTTTATCGAAAAGGCTACTGAGATTGGTGTAGACGAGATTACGCCGATTATTTGCGAACACTCGGAGCGAAAAGAAGTGAAAATAGAGCGTCTTACGAAAGTGGCTATCGCTGCGATGAAGCAGTCGTTAAAAGCCTATTTGCCAAAAATAAATCCTGCGATCACTTTTACGCAATTTTTGGAGCAGCAACGTTCTTCTTCCATAGCAGTCCATAAAGCGATCGCACATTGTGTGGATATGGAGAAATCTTATTTATCCACTTTGCTGCCAGCGCAAGGATCTTACCTCATATTAATAGGGCCAGAAGGCGACTTCTCTGAAAAGGAAATTACGCTAACAATGAAGGAAGAGTTCAAGATGACGTCTTTAGGAGAAAGCCGCTTGCGTACCGAAACGGCAGCACTGATGGCTACAGCAGAAATTTCTGTGCTCAACAGAATATAA
- a CDS encoding ATP-binding cassette domain-containing protein, whose product MQNYVLKTEGLTFRYGSQSPMLAFKDLYVSKQQHTLLLGDSGTGKSTLLNLLGGLSNPTTGQVLINNDDIYQLSESALDKFRAQNIGFIFQEAHLLKNLTLSENIRLAQSLAGYPVDQKQIDSLLEQLQLAEHAQKHPNQLSRGQLQRAAIARAIINRPAILLADEPTASLDDNNTQRVLTLLKEMADKHGSTLIISTHDKRIKDEFTNTYFL is encoded by the coding sequence ATGCAGAATTACGTCCTGAAAACAGAAGGCCTGACTTTTCGTTATGGATCGCAAAGCCCGATGCTGGCTTTTAAAGATCTTTACGTCAGCAAACAGCAACATACCTTATTGCTTGGCGATTCTGGAACTGGGAAAAGCACGCTTCTTAATCTTCTGGGCGGGCTATCTAATCCCACAACGGGTCAGGTACTTATCAACAACGACGATATATACCAACTATCAGAATCTGCTTTGGATAAATTTCGCGCACAGAATATTGGTTTTATCTTTCAGGAAGCCCATTTACTCAAGAACCTTACGCTATCTGAAAACATCAGATTAGCACAATCCCTGGCTGGCTACCCAGTAGATCAAAAGCAAATTGACTCTTTACTGGAGCAATTACAGCTCGCGGAACATGCTCAAAAACACCCAAACCAACTCAGTCGCGGACAGCTACAGCGTGCAGCTATTGCGCGTGCCATCATCAATCGGCCCGCAATACTATTAGCAGATGAACCTACAGCATCTTTGGATGATAACAATACGCAACGCGTACTAACATTGTTGAAAGAAATGGCAGATAAGCATGGTTCTACGTTGATCATTTCGACACACGATAAGCGCATAAAAGATGAATTTACAAACACGTACTTCCTTTAA
- a CDS encoding VTT domain-containing protein, whose product MQEFLLSFQQLMDPEYLLSHGGFYIVCLIVFAETGLFFGFFLPGDYLLFLAGLFCALGKIDVDIFVLYFGILAAGVLGNFVGYWFGHRAGPMLFKRKDSFLFKRKYVVMAEEFFQKWGGTALIIGRFVPIIRTFAPIFAGVVQLNFRKFVLYNIIGAVLWVSLLTLTGYYLGVKFPEVINYVEYIIVGLIVVAFLPIAIALLRRQLKERKKQKQLNS is encoded by the coding sequence ATGCAAGAGTTTCTACTATCATTTCAACAATTGATGGATCCTGAATACCTGCTAAGTCATGGCGGGTTTTACATTGTTTGTCTTATTGTATTTGCAGAGACCGGGCTCTTTTTCGGTTTCTTTTTGCCGGGAGATTACCTGCTCTTCCTTGCGGGCTTATTTTGTGCCTTAGGAAAGATAGACGTGGACATTTTCGTCCTGTACTTCGGTATTCTGGCCGCCGGAGTTTTAGGTAATTTTGTTGGTTACTGGTTTGGGCATCGAGCTGGGCCCATGCTCTTCAAACGAAAGGATTCCTTTTTATTTAAGCGCAAGTATGTGGTTATGGCAGAAGAGTTTTTCCAGAAGTGGGGAGGTACCGCCTTGATAATCGGTCGTTTTGTGCCAATTATACGTACATTTGCTCCCATATTTGCCGGTGTCGTACAGCTGAATTTCCGAAAGTTCGTTTTATACAACATTATTGGAGCCGTTTTGTGGGTGTCTTTATTGACATTGACCGGTTATTACTTAGGGGTGAAGTTTCCTGAAGTAATTAATTATGTCGAATATATTATCGTCGGATTGATTGTCGTGGCATTTTTACCTATTGCCATTGCCTTATTAAGACGTCAGTTAAAAGAGCGTAAAAAACAAAAACAGTTAAATAGTTAA